The Anabaena sp. WA102 genome contains a region encoding:
- a CDS encoding glycosyltransferase, producing MRKLYFLVPGTNGKFACGGLWAELKTVALAQQICDAEVVTYRQRESDKLFLDDLLKEKNLDLDNIIFVISWGFNVGKLAAKLQKYHVIYHAHSAGYKINLPASIPIITVSRNTLGYWGQQAPNSLIYYLPNQISDEFTNLHQHRDIDVLVQTRKSSEYLIKTLIPALEKKCKVLVIDSYVENLPALFNRAKVYLYDSAEYWKLQGVSEGFGLQPMEALACGCQVFSSVNGGLSDYLDPGFNSYKIAGYALEYDVAKILQVLESSVALTLSETVLAEYRTEHIIHRLEVILADINNFCDHKHNYSTKIPNFTKIRLAQLFTQKIFAKIKKKYLQGN from the coding sequence ATGAGAAAACTTTACTTTTTAGTACCAGGAACAAATGGTAAATTTGCTTGTGGTGGTCTTTGGGCAGAATTGAAAACAGTTGCTTTAGCTCAACAGATTTGTGATGCTGAAGTAGTTACCTATCGGCAGCGAGAATCAGATAAATTATTTTTAGATGATTTATTAAAAGAAAAGAACTTAGATTTAGATAACATAATTTTTGTAATTAGCTGGGGATTCAATGTTGGTAAATTAGCGGCTAAATTGCAAAAATATCATGTAATTTATCACGCTCATAGTGCAGGTTATAAAATTAATTTACCAGCTAGTATTCCCATAATTACAGTGAGTAGAAATACTTTGGGTTATTGGGGACAACAAGCCCCAAACTCTCTAATTTATTATTTACCCAATCAAATTAGTGATGAATTTACTAATTTACATCAACATCGAGATATTGATGTTTTAGTGCAAACCCGGAAATCTTCAGAATATTTAATTAAAACCTTAATTCCGGCTTTAGAAAAAAAATGTAAAGTATTGGTTATTGATAGTTATGTAGAAAATTTACCAGCTTTATTTAATCGTGCTAAAGTTTATCTTTATGATTCGGCAGAATATTGGAAATTACAAGGAGTTAGCGAAGGATTTGGCTTACAACCAATGGAAGCATTAGCTTGTGGTTGTCAAGTCTTTTCTAGTGTCAATGGGGGATTATCGGATTATTTAGATCCGGGATTTAATTCTTATAAAATCGCTGGTTATGCTTTAGAATATGACGTTGCCAAAATTTTGCAGGTTTTAGAATCTTCAGTAGCATTGACTTTATCAGAAACTGTGTTAGCAGAATACAGAACTGAGCATATTATTCACCGTTTAGAAGTAATTTTAGCAGACATAAATAACTTCTGCGATCATAAACATAACTATTCAACTAAAATTCCCAATTTTACAAAAATCCGGTTAGCGCAATTGTTTACACAGAAAATCTTTGCTAAAATCAAGAAGAAATATTTACAGGGTAATTAG